In a single window of the Olivibacter sp. SDN3 genome:
- a CDS encoding GNAT family N-acetyltransferase: MERNFYISTDKSLIDIEMVYNFLSMESYWAEGRSKDVIAKSIENSFCFAVFNTENQQIAFARVITDYAVFAWLLDVFVLDAYRNKGVGKMLMTAITQHEELKNVPRWRLATRDAHGLYKKYGFKALAEPDSLMEKSSH; encoded by the coding sequence ATGGAGCGAAACTTTTATATATCGACTGACAAATCGCTAATAGACATCGAAATGGTTTACAACTTTCTTAGTATGGAATCTTACTGGGCAGAAGGTAGAAGCAAAGATGTTATCGCCAAATCTATAGAAAACTCGTTTTGCTTTGCTGTCTTTAACACGGAAAATCAACAAATTGCCTTTGCCAGAGTGATAACTGACTATGCGGTATTCGCTTGGTTACTCGATGTGTTTGTGCTGGATGCCTATAGAAATAAGGGAGTGGGAAAAATGCTTATGACAGCAATCACGCAACATGAAGAGCTAAAAAATGTACCACGGTGGCGCCTGGCAACTAGAGATGCCCATGGGCTCTATAAAAAATACGGATTTAAGGCACTAGCCGAACCTGACAGCTTGATGGAAAAGTCATCTCATTAA
- a CDS encoding acyltransferase, whose protein sequence is MNNNSLSAKPHYLILDGLRGVAAIIVVTFHLTEPLSTGNLDNLVNHGYLAVDFFFLLSGFVIGYAYDDRWNKMTAGNFLKRRIERLQPMVVLGMTLGAIGFYFTDSTIWPLIHTVPVWKMLLVMLIGYTILPVPLSLDIRGWEEMHPLNSVGWSLFFEYIANILYAIWIRKFSKTVLITLVGIAAIALAHLAITNGDVSGGWTLNVEQVRIGLTRTMYPFFAGLLLSRIAKPTRIKNAFLWCSLLVAILLYMPRIGGAEHIWMNGIYESVCIIIVFPLIVYLGASGVVQTTRERRICKFLGDISYPLYLVHYPLVYFYVAWISDHQGITIVQALPYALLILIGSIVLAYAALKWYDEPVRKWLRKKFAPDRNTVNVVAKK, encoded by the coding sequence ATGAATAATAATAGCCTTTCCGCAAAGCCACACTACCTTATATTAGACGGCCTTCGCGGTGTCGCAGCTATAATTGTTGTAACATTTCACCTGACCGAGCCATTATCGACCGGTAATTTAGATAACCTCGTCAATCACGGTTACCTTGCTGTTGACTTTTTCTTTTTATTATCAGGTTTCGTGATCGGCTATGCTTACGACGATCGCTGGAATAAAATGACCGCTGGCAATTTTTTAAAACGCCGTATCGAACGTCTTCAACCAATGGTGGTTTTGGGGATGACCCTAGGCGCTATAGGCTTCTATTTTACGGATTCTACGATATGGCCGCTCATTCATACTGTTCCTGTCTGGAAGATGCTACTGGTGATGCTGATCGGCTATACTATCCTGCCCGTACCATTATCGCTTGATATACGCGGCTGGGAAGAGATGCACCCCCTGAATAGCGTGGGATGGTCATTGTTCTTTGAATATATTGCCAATATTCTTTATGCTATCTGGATCAGGAAATTTTCCAAAACGGTATTAATTACCTTGGTGGGCATCGCTGCTATCGCACTCGCACATCTGGCAATCACAAACGGCGACGTCAGTGGTGGCTGGACGCTGAATGTGGAACAGGTACGCATTGGGCTGACCCGTACCATGTACCCTTTTTTTGCCGGTCTGTTGCTTTCACGTATAGCAAAGCCTACACGAATTAAAAATGCCTTTTTATGGTGCAGTCTTTTAGTAGCTATCTTACTTTATATGCCGCGCATTGGCGGCGCTGAGCATATTTGGATGAACGGGATCTATGAATCTGTTTGCATTATTATCGTTTTCCCGCTTATAGTGTACCTTGGCGCCAGTGGTGTGGTGCAAACTACAAGGGAGAGAAGGATATGCAAATTCTTAGGTGATATATCCTATCCGCTTTACCTGGTACATTACCCGCTGGTCTATTTTTACGTTGCCTGGATCAGCGATCATCAAGGCATAACGATCGTACAGGCGTTGCCCTATGCGTTACTTATTTTAATAGGTAGCATAGTTTTGGCCTACGCCGCATTGAAATGGTATGATGAGCCGGTTCGCAAATGGCTGCGGAAAAAGTTTGCGCCGGATCGGAATACGGTCAATGTGGTAGCCAAGAAGTAA
- a CDS encoding M56 family metallopeptidase, which produces MNIILSGLYFFYYALCRSRKLLIYNRIFLLGTIVSCIVLPLISFTKDIRISDRIPILFDLHSTIINSTGMLNGQVLETNEFSKSLVSPLASGGLPLSSILFHVYLVVMLGLAIRLIRQLLQVRKIIKKSSKYRADDLVYCDITKELAPCSFFNYIIVNKKLLSLDEYRHVLKHEEAHCRQWHSIDILLIECLHIALWINPLMFGLKKSLKLNLEHLADEAVLASGIHPKKYQYQLLANISKVTPLPVMNSLQSSKLKQRILMMNMGPSDKIHLIKHLLAVPFLLCLYITIQLVDGPHRYADNDALNKLYDKLTGYYQYIGAKHVLIHIMNQDGKLALEQSWDNRTISFEQQQDLNFYNAAEQFPLKFIESADGKIAKVLAFEEDVWNKIEDYKSVAKQEVMLPPESLEQLEGYYQYQGGDRQLKITAAPNKIVLHEFWTGNDITLFPESSTLFFSKRGNFPLEFIRNEHGTVIKAIAFDKDIWHKVKTNPLSTSAGDKDNH; this is translated from the coding sequence GTGAATATTATCCTTTCTGGATTGTATTTTTTCTACTATGCGTTGTGCCGCTCGCGTAAGCTCCTTATTTACAACCGTATTTTTTTACTCGGCACCATTGTGTCGTGCATCGTACTCCCATTAATCTCATTTACCAAAGACATCAGAATATCCGACAGAATTCCGATTTTATTTGACTTACACAGCACCATTATAAATTCTACCGGAATGCTAAATGGACAGGTGCTGGAAACAAACGAATTTTCAAAGTCACTCGTCTCTCCCCTAGCTTCCGGCGGCTTGCCGCTATCTTCCATCCTTTTTCATGTATATCTGGTAGTGATGCTTGGATTGGCCATCCGATTGATCCGACAGCTTTTACAAGTCCGAAAAATTATTAAAAAAAGCAGTAAATATCGAGCGGACGATCTCGTTTATTGCGATATCACGAAAGAACTGGCACCATGTTCTTTTTTCAATTACATTATCGTTAATAAAAAACTGCTCTCTCTGGATGAATATAGGCATGTCTTGAAACATGAGGAGGCACATTGCAGACAATGGCACAGTATAGATATCTTGCTTATCGAGTGTTTACATATCGCTTTATGGATTAACCCGCTTATGTTCGGCCTGAAAAAATCATTGAAATTAAATCTGGAGCATTTAGCCGATGAGGCTGTTTTAGCATCCGGAATCCATCCAAAAAAATATCAATATCAGCTATTGGCAAATATATCAAAAGTTACACCCTTACCCGTGATGAACTCGCTTCAATCTTCCAAGCTAAAGCAACGCATCCTGATGATGAATATGGGACCATCTGATAAAATCCACCTGATCAAACACTTGCTTGCCGTCCCGTTCCTTCTTTGCCTGTATATTACAATACAGCTGGTTGACGGACCGCATCGCTATGCTGACAATGATGCCCTCAATAAGCTCTACGATAAACTGACAGGTTATTATCAATATATCGGGGCGAAACATGTACTTATCCACATCATGAACCAAGACGGTAAACTAGCATTGGAACAATCATGGGATAATCGAACCATTTCTTTTGAACAGCAGCAGGATCTTAATTTTTATAATGCAGCGGAACAATTTCCCCTTAAGTTTATAGAATCAGCCGATGGTAAGATCGCGAAGGTATTGGCTTTCGAGGAGGATGTATGGAATAAGATAGAGGATTATAAATCCGTTGCCAAACAGGAGGTAATGCTTCCGCCGGAAAGCCTTGAACAATTAGAAGGATATTATCAATATCAGGGAGGAGATAGACAGCTTAAAATTACAGCCGCTCCGAACAAGATTGTACTGCACGAATTTTGGACGGGGAATGATATCACTTTATTTCCGGAATCAAGCACGCTCTTTTTTTCCAAACGTGGAAATTTTCCTTTAGAATTTATTCGCAACGAACATGGGACCGTAATCAAGGCAATTGCATTTGATAAAGACATATGGCATAAAGTTAAAACCAATCCATTATCGACAAGTGCAGGAGACAAAGATAATCATTAA
- a CDS encoding S41 family peptidase: MKKHYLIVILNSLFMIAGSRTVAQEQVTQIDVARLIDSISLTLKNHYVFPEKAATIEQHLKKRFRTKAYEGIADPKMLLTALNNDIRQVHIDGHMGMDYDPHFASLKQGELKPTKDEIAQYELYEKGQNYQFKKVEILTGNIGYLLLNGFTGDVEGAKSIVLSALQFLANTRAIIIDLRWNGGGDPEMVSYLEGFFFKEKKLINTIIDQSGNDTTYYYADPAKTNGLALDMPVYILTSTLTFSGAEDFSYGMQNVNRAIVVGETTGGGAHPKKIFLIGQGVRMSIPYARSWNPHTKTNWEATGVKPDVPVTADQALPVAQKAILEGLAKETEDEGEKRHLNWALNKLIAEEKPPVPDSLDKLFPSTYTGGLSFYKEGGKLWCKNDELGGNLFQLTFIKDHLFVLDKNAQVQFDVDETGKPSRIFLLFQNGRIVEKPLID, from the coding sequence ATGAAAAAACATTATTTAATAGTTATTCTGAATAGCTTATTTATGATTGCAGGAAGCAGAACCGTGGCACAGGAACAAGTTACACAAATTGATGTCGCTAGACTAATTGATTCGATAAGCCTAACCCTGAAAAACCATTATGTTTTTCCCGAAAAAGCAGCTACGATCGAACAACATTTAAAAAAAAGATTCAGAACCAAGGCTTACGAGGGTATTGCAGACCCGAAGATGCTTCTTACAGCACTAAACAATGATATACGTCAGGTGCATATCGATGGGCATATGGGAATGGATTATGATCCACACTTTGCAAGCCTGAAACAGGGTGAGTTAAAACCTACCAAAGACGAAATAGCTCAGTACGAGCTGTATGAAAAAGGTCAAAATTATCAGTTTAAAAAAGTGGAGATACTGACGGGCAACATTGGCTATTTGCTTTTAAATGGCTTTACGGGTGATGTTGAGGGTGCTAAGTCGATCGTTTTGTCTGCACTTCAGTTCCTCGCCAATACCCGTGCGATTATTATTGATCTACGATGGAATGGTGGAGGTGATCCTGAAATGGTCAGTTACCTGGAGGGTTTCTTCTTTAAAGAGAAAAAACTTATAAATACGATTATTGACCAATCTGGCAATGATACTACCTATTATTATGCGGATCCTGCCAAAACGAATGGTTTAGCTTTAGACATGCCTGTCTATATATTAACAAGTACACTCACTTTCTCCGGTGCGGAAGACTTCAGCTACGGCATGCAAAATGTGAACCGGGCGATCGTTGTTGGTGAAACGACAGGTGGAGGTGCCCATCCCAAAAAAATATTTTTGATTGGCCAAGGTGTTCGCATGAGCATTCCATATGCCCGATCATGGAATCCTCATACCAAAACCAATTGGGAAGCAACCGGTGTAAAACCTGATGTACCTGTAACTGCCGATCAAGCTTTGCCCGTTGCTCAGAAAGCCATATTAGAGGGGCTGGCAAAGGAAACAGAAGATGAAGGGGAAAAAAGGCATCTAAACTGGGCTTTGAACAAGCTAATTGCAGAAGAAAAACCACCTGTGCCCGATAGTTTGGATAAACTCTTCCCAAGCACCTATACAGGCGGATTAAGCTTTTACAAAGAAGGAGGTAAATTGTGGTGTAAAAATGATGAATTGGGCGGCAACCTTTTCCAATTGACATTCATTAAAGATCATCTTTTTGTACTAGATAAAAATGCACAGGTTCAATTTGATGTAGATGAAACGGGGAAACCATCTCGCATTTTTTTACTTTTTCAGAATGGCCGTATTGTTGAAAAACCATTGATTGACTGA
- a CDS encoding AraC family transcriptional regulator, translating into MRIDLRFDSIQAFHDFSNLPKTEHPLISLIDYSVVKYPPEYTDMRWVQNYYSIGLKRNVSKKFNYGQLPYDFDEGVLTLVAPQQVIHIEIDPDAESDPSGWLLLIHPDFFWNTSLAKKIKRYEFFGYAVNEALFLSDKEEQLLIAIFRQIRKEYQSHIDKFTHDIIIGHLELLLRYTERFYQRQFLTRRKSNHQILEQMESVLDSYFEDDSLALKGIPPVTQIAESLHLTPNYLSTLLKMLTGLSTQQHLQSRLIAKAKEKLSTTNLSVSEIAYTLGFGHPASFNKFFKSKTQMSPGEFRSTFN; encoded by the coding sequence ATGCGCATTGATTTACGGTTTGATTCGATACAAGCGTTTCACGATTTCAGCAACCTACCTAAGACCGAACACCCATTGATCAGTCTGATTGATTACAGTGTAGTGAAGTATCCACCCGAGTATACGGATATGCGCTGGGTTCAGAATTATTACTCGATCGGCTTAAAACGCAATGTAAGCAAGAAATTCAATTACGGACAGCTACCCTATGACTTTGATGAAGGCGTACTGACACTAGTTGCGCCACAGCAGGTGATCCACATCGAAATCGATCCCGATGCAGAAAGCGATCCTTCGGGCTGGCTATTGCTGATCCATCCGGATTTCTTCTGGAATACATCCCTCGCGAAAAAGATTAAACGGTACGAATTCTTCGGTTATGCAGTAAATGAAGCGTTATTCCTTTCCGATAAGGAAGAACAATTACTGATAGCTATTTTTCGGCAGATCCGAAAAGAATACCAGTCGCATATCGATAAATTTACACATGACATCATCATCGGACATCTTGAACTGCTCCTGCGCTATACAGAAAGGTTTTACCAGCGGCAATTTTTAACCCGTCGCAAGAGTAATCACCAGATACTGGAACAGATGGAATCTGTATTGGACAGCTATTTTGAAGATGATAGTCTTGCGCTTAAGGGAATTCCTCCAGTCACACAAATTGCGGAATCGCTCCATCTGACACCCAATTACCTCAGTACGCTGTTAAAAATGCTTACCGGATTAAGCACGCAACAGCATCTGCAAAGCCGGCTCATCGCAAAGGCCAAAGAAAAACTATCAACCACAAACCTATCTGTAAGTGAGATTGCCTATACCTTGGGATTTGGTCATCCCGCATCGTTCAACAAATTCTTCAAGAGCAAAACCCAGATGTCACCGGGAGAATTTCGTTCGACTTTCAATTAG
- a CDS encoding VOC family protein, which translates to MELRIARHTNDLGLLIAFYMRIFDLNILGSFENHDGYDGVFLGKTDLDWHLEFTSSSEKIDFNFGEDDLLVFYPKTTEEYKRIMGNIEQHNIATLTPKNPYWEHNGIMIADPDGYRIVISDLRVKDFVHLH; encoded by the coding sequence ATGGAACTTCGAATTGCACGGCATACCAACGATTTAGGGCTCCTCATAGCTTTCTATATGAGAATATTTGATTTAAACATACTCGGCTCTTTCGAAAATCATGACGGATACGATGGTGTATTCCTCGGTAAGACTGACTTAGATTGGCACTTGGAATTCACGAGCTCATCTGAAAAAATAGATTTTAATTTTGGAGAGGATGATTTACTAGTTTTTTATCCAAAAACTACAGAAGAATATAAACGTATTATGGGAAATATCGAGCAACATAACATTGCCACTTTAACACCCAAAAACCCTTATTGGGAACATAATGGTATTATGATTGCCGACCCAGATGGCTATAGGATCGTAATATCCGATCTGCGTGTTAAAGATTTTGTTCACTTACACTGA
- a CDS encoding NIPSNAP family protein: MKRRKFLQSSIVAAAGASVSANPLLAADKPSTQKEVYEWREYEARFGSDLNQLENYFKIALIPALNKYGVKKVGVFKEWRPSEPAKVYLLTPYSSLDNYLAINIKLKADADYIKNSAAYNSIPADKAVYNRFTSSLMIAFDGFPSMIVPSDASRIFELRTYEGYSEDAVRRKIKMFNDGEFPIFNRAKLNPVFCGEVIAGDKLPRLTYMITCNSMEERDKGWAAFVADPEWKKLVTDPQYANTISKISNTFLVPTSYSQI; encoded by the coding sequence ATGAAACGTAGGAAATTCCTCCAATCTTCGATTGTAGCTGCTGCAGGTGCATCTGTTTCAGCTAACCCATTATTAGCGGCTGATAAGCCATCAACCCAAAAGGAAGTATATGAATGGCGTGAATATGAAGCACGTTTCGGTTCTGATCTGAATCAACTGGAAAATTATTTTAAAATAGCGCTTATTCCTGCGTTGAATAAATATGGAGTAAAAAAAGTTGGTGTCTTCAAAGAATGGAGACCATCAGAACCGGCCAAAGTTTATTTACTGACGCCTTATTCGTCTCTCGACAACTATCTAGCCATAAATATAAAACTAAAAGCGGATGCGGATTATATTAAAAATAGCGCAGCTTACAACAGCATACCGGCTGATAAAGCCGTATACAACCGTTTTACCTCTTCTTTGATGATTGCCTTTGATGGCTTTCCGTCAATGATCGTCCCATCGGATGCATCCCGGATATTCGAATTAAGAACGTATGAGGGCTATAGTGAAGACGCGGTAAGAAGAAAAATTAAAATGTTTAACGATGGTGAATTTCCCATTTTTAATCGAGCGAAATTGAATCCTGTATTCTGTGGCGAAGTGATTGCCGGCGACAAGCTGCCACGTCTGACTTATATGATTACGTGCAATAGTATGGAAGAACGCGACAAAGGATGGGCTGCTTTCGTGGCCGACCCCGAATGGAAGAAATTAGTAACGGATCCGCAGTACGCCAATACGATTTCTAAAATTAGCAACACCTTTTTGGTTCCAACATCCTATTCACAAATATAG
- a CDS encoding amidohydrolase yields the protein MRKLTLTISLCSCIFFSSYGQTEDQNQILAYIEQNGQDYGEISRQIWEFAEVGYQEEKSAELLRNQLAEAGFEITEGVAGMPTAFIASYGKGQPIIGILGEYDALPGLSQTDEPTPQARVAGGAGHGCGHNLFGSGSALAAVAIKDYLANSGKSGTIRFYGTPAEEGGAGKVYMVREGLFNDVDAVLHWHPGNTNSASASSSLANKSAKFRFYGKPAHASSAPDQGRSALDGVEAMDYMTNMMREHISSDTRIHYVITKGGEAPNVVPAFAEVYYYVRHPEVDEVKETFDRIVKASEGAAMGTDTRVEHEVIHGIYNLLPNKTLSQVMDKNLRIVGGISYTPEERILAEKLQATFDKKPPLDDASKIAPFEVRERGSGGSTDVADISWNAPTVGLSTATFIPGSPGHSWQAVVAAGSSIGRKAMVNASKTMALTAYELFNSPEVLAAAKEELDERRGKDFQYQSLVGDRKPPLDYRNNN from the coding sequence ATGAGAAAACTAACCTTGACAATTTCCCTGTGCTCCTGCATTTTCTTCTCAAGTTATGGACAAACAGAAGACCAAAACCAGATACTGGCCTATATTGAACAGAATGGGCAGGATTATGGTGAGATATCCCGACAAATTTGGGAATTTGCCGAAGTAGGCTATCAAGAAGAAAAGAGTGCAGAGCTTTTAAGAAATCAGTTAGCAGAAGCTGGTTTTGAAATTACGGAAGGAGTTGCCGGTATGCCTACGGCATTTATAGCATCATACGGAAAAGGACAGCCCATCATCGGAATTTTAGGGGAATACGACGCCCTGCCCGGACTGTCACAGACGGATGAGCCAACACCGCAGGCCAGGGTAGCGGGTGGAGCGGGCCACGGCTGCGGGCATAATTTATTCGGTTCCGGTTCGGCCTTGGCTGCGGTGGCAATTAAAGATTATTTGGCTAACTCGGGTAAGTCTGGAACTATCCGTTTCTATGGTACTCCTGCGGAAGAGGGCGGTGCAGGAAAAGTGTATATGGTGCGCGAAGGCTTGTTTAATGACGTGGACGCCGTATTACATTGGCATCCCGGTAATACGAATTCAGCCTCGGCAAGTTCTTCCCTTGCTAATAAATCAGCCAAATTCCGTTTTTATGGAAAGCCTGCGCATGCATCCAGTGCTCCAGATCAAGGAAGGTCTGCGCTGGACGGTGTAGAAGCGATGGACTATATGACCAATATGATGCGGGAACATATTTCATCTGATACTCGAATTCATTATGTCATTACCAAAGGGGGCGAAGCCCCTAACGTTGTTCCAGCTTTTGCCGAAGTATACTATTATGTTAGACATCCGGAAGTAGATGAAGTGAAAGAAACATTCGACCGTATAGTGAAAGCTTCAGAAGGAGCAGCCATGGGCACAGATACCCGGGTTGAGCACGAAGTGATCCACGGTATATACAATTTATTGCCTAACAAGACACTCTCGCAAGTGATGGACAAAAACCTACGGATCGTTGGTGGTATATCTTACACGCCCGAAGAGCGTATTTTGGCTGAAAAATTGCAGGCTACTTTTGACAAAAAGCCCCCCTTGGACGATGCCTCAAAGATAGCACCTTTTGAAGTTAGAGAACGTGGCAGCGGTGGTTCTACCGACGTAGCAGATATAAGTTGGAATGCCCCTACCGTAGGGCTGAGTACGGCTACTTTTATACCGGGGAGCCCAGGGCATAGTTGGCAGGCTGTAGTGGCTGCTGGAAGCAGTATTGGAAGAAAGGCGATGGTCAATGCATCCAAAACAATGGCTCTTACAGCTTACGAACTTTTTAATAGTCCGGAAGTGTTAGCAGCAGCCAAGGAGGAGCTGGACGAACGTCGAGGAAAAGACTTTCAATATCAATCCTTGGTTGGCGACCGGAAACCTCCACTAGACTATCGTAATAATAACTAA
- a CDS encoding pyridoxamine 5'-phosphate oxidase family protein, translating into MLGELNKREIIDVLESQFIGRLGCHLNGETYIVPVNYVYQNNAIYAHSGEGKKIEMLRANPRVCFQVDEIDNMFKWKSVILWGTFEELKGVERQQVMQGLILRIMPNTNDPARNPSHGINPALHDALIVYRINIEEATGRFESHGG; encoded by the coding sequence ATGCTGGGAGAATTAAATAAAAGAGAAATAATAGATGTTTTAGAAAGCCAGTTCATTGGCCGTCTGGGATGTCATTTAAATGGTGAAACCTACATTGTACCTGTCAACTACGTATACCAAAACAATGCGATATATGCACATTCGGGCGAGGGGAAAAAAATAGAAATGCTTCGCGCAAATCCGCGCGTTTGTTTTCAAGTGGATGAAATTGATAACATGTTCAAGTGGAAGAGCGTGATTTTGTGGGGAACCTTTGAGGAATTGAAAGGTGTAGAACGCCAACAGGTCATGCAGGGCTTAATTTTGCGTATTATGCCAAACACGAATGATCCCGCGCGGAACCCTTCTCATGGGATAAATCCAGCGCTTCATGACGCGCTGATCGTTTACCGCATCAACATCGAAGAAGCAACGGGACGTTTCGAATCGCACGGTGGATAG
- a CDS encoding S41 family peptidase has translation MLTHSTRIFYTCILFISISLSLNLDARGQSKLDTTLGNHEALAVYVGKYAISPNFVLTFQVVNGELTVVPPGQQPIPIIQINDHTFADKKDKNVQMIFVLNDNGSIVKVILNQHGEKIEAQRLEASGHFSPDKMYSAEQLKADLSSLKNILSENHPRPFEFTAKEVFEHSYDSLLASINQPMNEIAFRYLLMPLVAKIHCGHTRIDPSSQFQRSKPSKFSPFVLYYEGERAFVRYSAVKDLPIGSEVKSINSTPIMERIQNLLARTIADGIHPDVQYYLINQPMSWFLGEMPYWYGLEDYNLDVIDTAGQHRNLNLKAIDEPTFKANMPPPLAKRHQLHVLENKKAAVLSYPTLDFPDTSIRNRFLEETFTKLRSEGVDRLILDLRGNGGGSPHHTAYLLKYLIPHEFTYSNVAPLPDLDGLKRPIASAENHFNGKVYVLIDGGCFSSTGHLLSLLRYHKIGTFVGEKSASSYSCNTNGIPYTLSNTGLTLFCPKYVYETAVNGFQRAEGISPDYTFKQTLSDILSGKDIVMEQAINMAEKETQ, from the coding sequence ATGTTAACCCATAGTACTCGGATATTCTATACTTGTATTCTTTTCATTTCGATATCGCTTTCATTGAATCTTGATGCAAGAGGACAAAGCAAGCTTGATACGACGTTGGGCAATCACGAAGCACTAGCTGTTTACGTAGGCAAGTATGCTATTTCGCCCAATTTCGTATTAACATTCCAAGTTGTCAATGGCGAATTGACAGTTGTACCCCCCGGCCAGCAGCCAATCCCTATCATTCAGATCAATGATCATACTTTTGCAGATAAGAAGGACAAAAATGTACAAATGATTTTTGTACTAAATGATAACGGATCGATTGTAAAAGTGATACTCAACCAACATGGCGAAAAGATTGAAGCGCAGCGTCTTGAAGCTTCAGGCCATTTCAGTCCAGATAAAATGTATTCGGCTGAACAGCTTAAGGCCGACCTTAGTTCTTTGAAAAACATATTAAGCGAGAATCATCCACGGCCTTTTGAATTTACAGCAAAAGAAGTATTCGAACATAGCTATGACAGCCTGCTGGCTTCGATAAACCAACCAATGAATGAAATAGCGTTTCGTTATTTGCTCATGCCCTTGGTAGCCAAGATACATTGTGGGCATACTAGGATTGACCCTTCAAGCCAATTTCAAAGATCAAAGCCTAGTAAATTCTCCCCCTTTGTTCTTTATTACGAAGGGGAGCGCGCTTTTGTAAGATACAGTGCTGTTAAAGATTTGCCAATCGGCAGCGAAGTAAAATCGATTAACAGCACTCCCATCATGGAGCGCATTCAGAATTTGCTGGCACGCACCATTGCCGATGGTATACACCCTGATGTACAATATTACCTGATAAACCAGCCAATGAGTTGGTTTCTGGGAGAAATGCCTTATTGGTATGGTCTGGAAGATTATAATCTTGACGTGATAGATACAGCTGGGCAACATCGTAACTTAAACTTAAAGGCGATAGACGAACCCACCTTTAAAGCGAATATGCCTCCTCCCTTAGCCAAACGTCATCAACTACATGTATTAGAAAATAAAAAAGCAGCAGTATTGAGTTATCCAACTTTAGATTTTCCAGATACAAGCATCAGAAATCGATTTTTAGAAGAGACCTTTACAAAACTGCGGAGCGAAGGAGTTGACAGGCTCATCCTGGATCTGCGTGGCAACGGTGGCGGCAGCCCCCACCATACTGCTTATCTTTTAAAATATTTGATTCCGCACGAGTTTACCTACTCCAATGTCGCTCCGCTACCCGATTTAGACGGCCTAAAAAGGCCGATTGCTTCTGCTGAGAACCACTTCAATGGCAAGGTATATGTATTAATCGATGGTGGATGTTTTTCCTCCACCGGACATCTCCTATCGCTTTTGAGATATCATAAGATCGGTACTTTTGTAGGAGAAAAAAGCGCCTCTTCCTATTCTTGCAATACGAACGGCATTCCATACACATTATCCAATACCGGGCTCACCTTATTCTGCCCTAAATATGTTTACGAAACGGCTGTTAATGGTTTTCAAAGAGCAGAAGGTATTTCTCCTGACTACACGTTCAAACAAACACTTAGTGATATCCTATCAGGAAAAGACATAGTAATGGAACAGGCCATAAACATGGCAGAAAAAGAAACTCAATAG
- a CDS encoding SRPBCC domain-containing protein, with the protein MKAQTIDQQININAPAEKVWQVLWGKDTYKKWAAAYMPGSSYTGDLKQGGRVKFLDPDNNGMESEVASLTENREITFHHLHELQAGNEGQSLGNLREKYTLEEQDDVTTLSLISDMPEEYFKEMDAATKKALQTIKELAEE; encoded by the coding sequence ATGAAAGCACAGACAATTGACCAACAGATCAATATCAATGCACCAGCCGAAAAAGTTTGGCAGGTGTTGTGGGGTAAAGATACTTATAAAAAATGGGCAGCCGCATATATGCCTGGGTCAAGCTATACCGGCGATCTAAAGCAGGGTGGCCGCGTCAAATTCCTAGATCCCGATAACAACGGGATGGAAAGTGAAGTTGCATCATTGACGGAAAACCGCGAGATAACTTTTCATCACCTCCATGAGTTGCAAGCGGGAAATGAAGGCCAGAGCCTCGGAAATCTGCGTGAAAAATATACGTTAGAAGAGCAGGATGATGTTACCACCTTATCGCTAATCTCGGATATGCCCGAGGAATATTTTAAAGAAATGGATGCAGCAACCAAAAAGGCCTTACAGACAATAAAGGAACTAGCCGAGGAATAA